AGAAACAATCGAGAAAAGTAATTGTTTCAAAACAGGTAAATCCAAGGTTACAATATCCCGTTCCGACGATGTTAATTAACGAACTTTGAAAGAGATTGCGGAAACATCTCACGCAAAATGTTGTTATAACACTGACTTTAAAATATTTTTCACTTAAAACCTTAACTTATGGCAAATATTAAAAATGCAGTGAAGCTGGGTGTGTTTACCCTTGCTATCATGAATGTTACGGCAGTAGTATCCTTGCGTGGACTACCAGCCGAGGCCGTATATGGAATGAGCTCGGCCTTCTATTATCTTTTTGCGGCTATTGTCTTTCTAATCCCTACATCGCTCGTTGCAGCCGAGCTGGCGGCGATGTTTCAGGATAAGCAGGGTGGTGTGTTCCGGTGGGTAGGCGAGGCCTACGGCAAGAAACTGGGATTCCTCGCCATCTGGGTGCAATGGATTGAAAGTACGATCTGGTATCCGACAGTATTAACGTTTGGTGCCGTATCTATCGCTTTTATCGGGATGAACGACGTACATGACATGTCACTGGCAAACAATAAGTATTATACGCTTATTGTAGTACTGATCATCTACTGGCTGGCCACTTTCATTTCTCTGAAAGGTATGAGCTGGGTAGGTAAAGTAGCCAAAGTCGGTGGTATGGTTGGTACCATTATTCCGGCTGGTCTGTTGATTATCTTAGGAATCATTTACCTGGCAACCGGCGGACAATCCAATATGGATTTCCACAGTAGCTTCATCCCCGACTTTACCAACTTTGATAATGTCGTTCTTGCTGCCAGTATCTTCTTGTTTTATGCTGGTATGGAAATGGGCGGTATCCACGTAAAAGACGTAGAGAACCCTTCTAAAAACTATCCGAAAGCCGTATTCATCGGTGCGCTGATCACAGTGCTGATCTTCGTTCTAGGTACTTTTGCATTAGGTGTGATTATCCCTGCTAAAGATATCAACCTGACTCAAAGCCTGCTCGTCGGTTTCGACAATTATTTCAAATATATTCATGCTTCCTGGTTGTCACCAATCATTGCCGTTGCCCTTGCTTTCGGTGTATTGGCTGGCGTATTGACATGGGTTGCCGGTCCGTCAAAAGGTATATTTGCCGTAGGTAAAGCTGGTTATATGCCTCCGTTCTTTCAGAAAACAAACAAACTGGGTGTACAGAAAAACATCTTACTCGTGCAGGGTATCGCTGTAACCATCTTAAGTTTGCTGTTTGTCGTTATGCCTTCCGTACAGAGTTTCTATCAGATTCTGTCACAGTTGACAGTTATTCTTTATCTGATTATGTATTTGTTGATGTTCTCCGGAGCTATCGCATTGCGTTATAAGATGAAGAAACTTAACCGTCCGTTCCGTATCGGTAAGTCCGGCAACGGTCTGATGTGGTTTGTTGGCGGTCTTGGTTTCTGCGGATCATTGCTTGCTTTCATCCTTAGCTTCATCCCGCCCAGCCAAATCTCTACCGGTAGCAACACCGTTTGGTTCTCCGTACTGATTATCGGTGCAATTATCGTCGTTATTGCTCCGTTCATCATCTACGCTTCCAAGAAACCGTCTTGGGTAGACCCGAATTCCAATTTCGAACCGTTCCATTGGGAAGTTCAGGCTCAACCTGCCACCGCAAACGTTAGTGCAAGCAGCGTTAATGCTCCCCGTCCTGCCAATGCAACTTCTGCACATACAGGAGGAGCAACCGGGGCAAGTACAGCTAAACCCGGCGCAACCGCTTCCGGTGGAAGTTCCTCTGCCAGCAAAGCATCTCCGGGAACCGGAGACAAAGATAAGGATGTACCTAAGTCGTAAAGACTAAACATTCATCTTGTTCATCAAGAAGTTCAAGACAATTCGAAAAGCCTTGAATTTATAAAATCACCCTCACTACAGTCAAGTGAACTGCACCCCAAAAGTCAGATTTAACACTTTTGAGATACACTTTACAACTGTAGTAAGGGCGATTTACTTTATAGGCCGGGCTTAATCAATTCCGGCTTAATCACCCGTGGCAACACAAAGCTGAAAGTGGATCCCCGGTTAATTTCCGAATCGAGTTCAAGATTTCCGCCCAGGTTTTGGATAATTGTTTGCGAAAGAGTCAGTCCAAGTCCCGTCCCCTGCATTTCACGATCGAGTTTTATGAAACGTGAGAATATCTTTTTCTGTTCTTCTTCCGGTATACCAATGCCGGTGTCGGACACAAAAAAGTAAATCTCGTCCGTGCTTTCCAGGCGGCAACCAAAACGAATTTCACCCGACGTGGTGAATTTCATCGCATTATGCAAGAGGTTAGACAATACCTGAATGATGCGTTCCCGTTCCGAATACATCATAATAGGTTCTACATGTGCCTCACAAATCAATTCCACCGACGAGTCATTCAATTTCATCTTAAATATTCCGTCCAACTCTCTCAATAAATCATTGACATCAAACTCCGTATAAACAAAATCAACTGTCCCCGATTCTATTTGAGAAAGATCGAAAATATCATTCACCAAGCGCAACAACCGTTCGTTATTCTCTACAATAATATCAGCATACATTTTTCTCTCCTCTTCACTGGATGCCGACACCATCAAACCGGAAAATCCGACAATAGCATTTAATGGCGTACGAACCTCGTGGCTCATATTAGCGATGAAGGCTGATTTCAATTTATCGGCAGAAATGGAATGTTCTCTTTCAATGGTCAGTAACCTTTGCGCATTCTTCAGTTCCGTCACATTATAAACAGTCAACACCATATAATCTTCGCCATGAATCTTCAGATAAGTACCCGATACCGATACATCGCAAGGAGTTACTGTCGTCTCATCCTCACTCAACAGCTTCATCGAAGCCTCCAGATTTTTAAAGCTTGCTTTCTTGTAAAAAGCCTTACCGATAGACGCACGAATACAACATAGTTTACACTGTTCATGCTGACCACATTCACCGGCTGTAATCGCGTTTCTACAATGCAACAAATCCCCCACTCTTTTTGTAACTCCACCTACCTGAACAGGCAGACGGTTCAAAGAATAATAATTAGTGTCACAGACTACCAAATCCTTATCAATCAATAAGAAGTAGGCATTGATGTTCTGCAAAACCAAAGCCAATTTTTTAAGTTCATTCTCTTTGTTTTCTTTCGAATGTACCTCTTTTTGGAGTGACTGGCACTTTGCCCACACATAAATAAAGGCAGCTAATAGAACTATTATAATAATAATTGCCAGTGATGACATAGGATTAGAGTGTTTATAATGTTTTGATAGTTTCAGTGCGTAAATTTATAAAATATGTTGCATAAATAATGGGTTATCTACATATTTATTCCAACAAAAATACATTTATATTTTCACCGGTCAGAATTTGGCGAAATTTTCCCGCTAAGTTATTGCGGTATTAAAAAATATACTTATCTTTGCACCCGCAAACGAGAAAGGTGCCATAGCTCAGTTGGTAGAGCAAAGGACTGAAAATCCTTGTGTCCCCGGTTCGATTCCTGGTGGCACCACTTCGTAAGCAATCGGAATGTAGCGCAGTTGGTAGCGCACTACGTTCGGGACGTAGGGGTCGGGCGTTCGAGTCGCCTCATTCCGACAAAATAAAGGGTAGCTTTCTGGAATACAGTAAGTTGCCCTTTATTTCTATTTACTCACCGGGACGAAATCGGGACGGCTATACAAAAGAAAACACCAACCTATTATATCATGAAAAACAGTATTTATCTCTTTACAGTAGCAGTAACTTCTTTTATGTGCATCAGCTGCACAAAGACTCAAACCACTCTTTCGGAAAATGAAAAGGCAGTCAATCCTCCTATCATGGGATGGAGTTCATGGAATGCGTTTCGTGTAGACATCAGTGAAGACATTATCAAAAATCAGGCTGACCTGATGGTGAAAAAAGGTCTGAAAGATGCCGGATATCATTATGTCAATATCGATGACGGCTATTTCGGAAAACGTGACGACAACGGAATTATGCTTGGAAATGAAAAACGGTTCCCGAACGGCATGAAACCGGTAGCGGATCATATTCACAGCCTGGGAATGAAAGCCGGCCTTTATACCGATGCAGGTAATAGTACGTGCGGTTCCATGTGGGACAATGACACAGCTGGTATAGGAGCAGGCATCTATGGACACGAACTGCAAGACGCCCAATTATACTTTGGCGATTGGGGGTTCGATTTTATCAAAATTGATTATTGCGGAGGAGACGCGCTGGGACTCAATGAAAAGGAACGCTACACCTCAATCCGGA
The Bacteroides luhongzhouii DNA segment above includes these coding regions:
- a CDS encoding sensor histidine kinase; this encodes MSSLAIIIIIVLLAAFIYVWAKCQSLQKEVHSKENKENELKKLALVLQNINAYFLLIDKDLVVCDTNYYSLNRLPVQVGGVTKRVGDLLHCRNAITAGECGQHEQCKLCCIRASIGKAFYKKASFKNLEASMKLLSEDETTVTPCDVSVSGTYLKIHGEDYMVLTVYNVTELKNAQRLLTIEREHSISADKLKSAFIANMSHEVRTPLNAIVGFSGLMVSASSEEERKMYADIIVENNERLLRLVNDIFDLSQIESGTVDFVYTEFDVNDLLRELDGIFKMKLNDSSVELICEAHVEPIMMYSERERIIQVLSNLLHNAMKFTTSGEIRFGCRLESTDEIYFFVSDTGIGIPEEEQKKIFSRFIKLDREMQGTGLGLTLSQTIIQNLGGNLELDSEINRGSTFSFVLPRVIKPELIKPGL
- the gadC gene encoding putative glutamine/gamma-aminobutyrate antiporter GadC codes for the protein MANIKNAVKLGVFTLAIMNVTAVVSLRGLPAEAVYGMSSAFYYLFAAIVFLIPTSLVAAELAAMFQDKQGGVFRWVGEAYGKKLGFLAIWVQWIESTIWYPTVLTFGAVSIAFIGMNDVHDMSLANNKYYTLIVVLIIYWLATFISLKGMSWVGKVAKVGGMVGTIIPAGLLIILGIIYLATGGQSNMDFHSSFIPDFTNFDNVVLAASIFLFYAGMEMGGIHVKDVENPSKNYPKAVFIGALITVLIFVLGTFALGVIIPAKDINLTQSLLVGFDNYFKYIHASWLSPIIAVALAFGVLAGVLTWVAGPSKGIFAVGKAGYMPPFFQKTNKLGVQKNILLVQGIAVTILSLLFVVMPSVQSFYQILSQLTVILYLIMYLLMFSGAIALRYKMKKLNRPFRIGKSGNGLMWFVGGLGFCGSLLAFILSFIPPSQISTGSNTVWFSVLIIGAIIVVIAPFIIYASKKPSWVDPNSNFEPFHWEVQAQPATANVSASSVNAPRPANATSAHTGGATGASTAKPGATASGGSSSASKASPGTGDKDKDVPKS